The Legionella sp. PATHC032 genome has a window encoding:
- a CDS encoding efflux RND transporter periplasmic adaptor subunit: protein MLRQRNRRLAFISIFLSLFLSMQGCFAHGEEIEVSEGGAKGPVHLTPQQTKMLGIKVAEATNRPMEQMLGLNGQIQLLPDAQADVSIRISGSVTAIDVNLGDIVKAGQRLATVQSRLVGNPPPSVAVTAPIAGLIDARNINLGQAVEPNTVLFHISNRDKLFVIAQVYEEDLGKIKVGQAVNIHALSYPRQIFKGQMTLIEPNLDSLTRTVNVRITLDNKEGLLKPGMFVRANVILAYNEAALAVPSAALLQADNETFVFVQNDDTYDRVVVKVGAVDDEHSEITDGLVPGDLVVTQGNRELYTLWLSGGSKPKAGQEEPH, encoded by the coding sequence ATGTTACGACAACGAAATAGAAGGCTTGCCTTCATCAGTATTTTTTTAAGTTTATTTCTTTCTATGCAAGGGTGTTTTGCCCATGGCGAAGAAATTGAAGTGAGTGAAGGAGGGGCCAAAGGCCCAGTGCATTTAACACCGCAGCAAACCAAAATGTTGGGGATTAAAGTGGCAGAAGCCACCAATCGTCCTATGGAGCAAATGTTGGGTTTGAATGGCCAAATTCAACTTTTACCTGATGCGCAAGCAGATGTCAGTATTCGGATTAGTGGCAGTGTCACCGCCATTGATGTGAATTTAGGCGATATAGTCAAGGCAGGACAGCGCTTAGCTACAGTCCAATCAAGATTAGTGGGCAATCCACCACCGAGTGTTGCGGTCACAGCGCCGATTGCAGGCCTCATTGATGCCAGGAATATCAATTTAGGTCAAGCGGTTGAGCCCAATACCGTTCTTTTTCACATCAGCAATCGTGATAAATTATTCGTGATTGCTCAAGTGTATGAAGAAGATTTAGGCAAGATTAAGGTCGGGCAAGCAGTGAATATTCATGCCCTAAGTTACCCCAGGCAAATCTTTAAAGGCCAAATGACTTTAATCGAACCGAATCTTGACTCGTTAACTCGTACAGTGAATGTCAGAATTACCTTAGACAATAAGGAGGGGCTTCTCAAACCGGGTATGTTTGTACGTGCTAACGTTATTTTAGCTTATAATGAGGCAGCACTGGCTGTGCCTAGTGCGGCTTTGTTGCAAGCGGATAATGAGACCTTTGTTTTTGTGCAAAACGACGACACCTACGATCGCGTCGTGGTGAAAGTGGGTGCGGTGGATGATGAGCATTCAGAAATTACCGATGGCTTAGTTCCTGGCGACCTGGTCGTAACTCAAGGCAACCGTGAGCTTTATACCTTATGGTTAAGTGGGGGCAGTAAACCAAAAGCAGGCCAAGAGGAGCCTCATTAA
- a CDS encoding efflux RND transporter permease subunit yields MFTYLIAWSLRNRPLILALTIILCLLGGYTLQQMPVDVFPEFAPPQVVVQTQVPGMATQDVETLVTYLLESAINGTPGVASVRSKTSVGLSTITVVFDDKTDIYRNRQLVNERLQQAVNRLPPGANAPVMLPVTSAVGWLVKYALISRTASPEALRTISDWTIRPRILALGGVAAVVSVGGEVKQYQVLLDSQRMVAYGITIEEVRQALTSANQNVPGAFVHQAGTEFVVSTMGRIKTLDDIKKTLIVVRNGVPITINNVATVAFGGEIKRGDASYNAKNAVIGTISKIYGADTLTTTYKVEQALEEIKRSLPAGVELVTEVFRQANFIESAIHNLTRALIEGAIIVIAVLFLFLMNWRASFITFLSMPVSFIVGLLVLHYFGFGINSMTLGGMAIAIGEVVDDGIITVENVVHRLRLNRLAKKSLPAIEIVFDAVLEIRSSVVYATIIISLVFLPIFFLSGISERIFSPLAIAYIASVMGSLVVSITTVPALCYLLLVGKTEKKQDTQVVMHALPQEARYHLTEEEIAQHAQAETRFVMWLKKHFLTGLNWSLAHCKTVVTMAIGAFLFALALLPFFGTSFLPEFHEGNFIIAMSTLPGTSLDETMRLGQQVSKTLLKYPQVVSIAQRAGRSELDEDAMPPNASEFDVRLDFDKDKTMSPDELLRRIRADLANIPGAVFNVGQFIAHRMDEVLSGVRAQVAVKLFGDNLATLNELGQSVEAILKTVPGVVDVNKEQQIKVAQLVITIDREKAARYGVNVGQISEDVQVLLNGVTVSSVLEGQRTFDLYVRMGEEGRDSMKAIQNMLIDAHGLANQETKIPLRAVADIQLEPQPFAINRENVQRVLVIAFNVQGRDLGSVIQEVQQRIKEKVSLPSGYFIQYGGQFESQQQASRVIILFGALAIFIMLILLHKAFGTFREALLVMFNLPLALIGGVVSLFLASGDMSVAAMIGFITLFGIAARNGIILVSHYNQLRTQGQPREQVVIQGTLDRLVPVLMTAATAALGLIPLLWGSPSGKELERPLAQVLLGGLFTSTFLNMFVVPTVYNTMETWREKRQYAKANSQGES; encoded by the coding sequence ATGTTTACTTATCTCATCGCCTGGTCCTTACGAAATCGTCCCTTAATTTTAGCTTTGACCATTATCCTCTGCTTGCTAGGCGGCTATACCTTGCAGCAAATGCCAGTGGATGTGTTTCCCGAATTTGCCCCGCCTCAAGTGGTCGTGCAAACGCAAGTGCCTGGCATGGCTACTCAAGATGTGGAAACCCTGGTGACTTATCTCTTGGAAAGTGCCATCAATGGAACACCTGGGGTGGCTAGTGTCCGCTCAAAAACTTCGGTGGGATTATCGACGATTACGGTGGTATTCGATGACAAAACGGACATTTATCGCAATCGTCAATTGGTGAACGAGCGTCTTCAGCAAGCAGTCAATCGCCTTCCTCCAGGGGCTAATGCACCAGTGATGCTGCCTGTGACTTCGGCGGTGGGATGGCTTGTTAAATACGCGCTTATTAGCCGCACCGCAAGCCCTGAAGCGTTGCGTACGATTTCCGACTGGACCATTCGTCCTCGCATCTTGGCTTTAGGTGGGGTGGCTGCGGTGGTTTCCGTTGGTGGAGAAGTCAAGCAATATCAGGTGCTGCTTGACTCACAACGCATGGTGGCTTATGGCATCACCATTGAAGAGGTACGCCAAGCCTTAACGTCCGCGAATCAAAACGTTCCTGGTGCTTTTGTGCATCAGGCGGGTACGGAGTTTGTGGTGAGTACCATGGGTCGCATCAAAACACTGGATGACATTAAAAAAACATTGATTGTGGTTCGTAATGGAGTTCCTATTACCATTAACAATGTAGCAACTGTCGCTTTCGGTGGTGAAATCAAACGGGGCGATGCGTCTTATAATGCAAAAAATGCAGTCATTGGCACGATTTCCAAAATCTATGGAGCGGATACCTTAACCACCACCTATAAGGTCGAACAAGCATTAGAGGAGATCAAACGCTCTTTGCCAGCAGGGGTGGAATTAGTAACTGAAGTATTTCGCCAAGCCAATTTTATTGAATCGGCGATTCACAACTTGACTAGAGCCTTGATTGAAGGAGCCATCATCGTCATTGCGGTGTTGTTTTTGTTTTTAATGAATTGGCGGGCTTCCTTTATTACGTTTCTTTCCATGCCGGTTTCTTTCATAGTGGGCCTCTTGGTTCTTCACTATTTTGGTTTTGGTATTAATTCGATGACTTTAGGAGGGATGGCGATTGCCATTGGTGAAGTGGTGGACGATGGTATTATCACCGTTGAAAACGTGGTGCATCGCCTACGATTAAATCGCTTGGCCAAGAAGTCCTTGCCCGCCATTGAAATTGTTTTTGATGCGGTTTTGGAAATTCGAAGCTCGGTCGTTTATGCGACCATTATCATTAGCCTCGTATTTTTGCCCATTTTCTTTTTATCAGGAATTTCTGAGCGAATTTTTAGTCCTTTGGCGATTGCTTACATTGCGTCAGTGATGGGCTCTCTTGTGGTTTCTATTACCACGGTGCCTGCTCTTTGTTATCTTCTTTTAGTGGGAAAAACGGAAAAAAAACAAGATACTCAAGTCGTGATGCATGCTTTGCCTCAAGAGGCGCGTTATCATTTGACCGAAGAAGAAATCGCCCAACATGCTCAAGCGGAAACTCGTTTTGTGATGTGGTTAAAAAAACATTTTTTAACAGGTTTAAATTGGTCGTTGGCGCATTGTAAAACGGTTGTAACTATGGCTATAGGCGCCTTTCTTTTCGCTTTAGCCTTACTTCCTTTTTTTGGAACTTCGTTTTTGCCCGAATTTCATGAAGGCAATTTTATTATCGCGATGAGCACCCTTCCAGGGACTTCCCTGGATGAAACCATGCGCTTAGGACAACAAGTGAGCAAAACTTTGTTGAAGTATCCGCAAGTCGTTTCCATTGCCCAACGGGCAGGGCGTAGTGAGTTGGATGAAGACGCCATGCCACCCAATGCCAGTGAATTTGATGTGAGACTTGATTTTGACAAAGACAAAACCATGTCACCGGATGAATTGTTGCGACGTATTCGAGCAGATTTGGCGAACATTCCGGGTGCTGTGTTTAATGTCGGGCAATTTATTGCCCATCGTATGGATGAAGTGCTCTCAGGAGTCAGAGCGCAAGTGGCGGTGAAGCTATTTGGCGATAATCTGGCCACCCTTAACGAATTAGGTCAATCGGTTGAAGCCATTTTAAAAACCGTTCCAGGGGTGGTGGATGTGAACAAAGAGCAACAAATCAAGGTGGCGCAGTTGGTCATTACCATTGACCGAGAGAAAGCGGCCCGTTATGGGGTTAATGTGGGGCAGATTTCAGAAGATGTGCAAGTTCTTCTTAATGGGGTGACGGTATCGAGTGTTCTCGAAGGCCAACGAACGTTTGATTTGTATGTACGCATGGGTGAAGAAGGGCGAGACAGCATGAAAGCCATTCAAAACATGCTGATTGATGCGCATGGTTTGGCGAATCAGGAAACCAAAATTCCTTTGCGTGCGGTGGCGGATATTCAGTTAGAGCCTCAACCTTTTGCAATTAATCGGGAAAACGTACAGCGCGTCTTGGTGATTGCGTTTAATGTGCAAGGGCGGGATTTAGGCAGTGTGATTCAAGAAGTTCAGCAACGGATTAAGGAAAAAGTGTCGTTGCCAAGTGGCTATTTCATTCAATATGGCGGACAGTTTGAAAGTCAACAACAGGCCTCTCGCGTGATAATTCTGTTTGGCGCGTTGGCCATTTTCATCATGTTGATTCTTCTTCATAAAGCGTTTGGCACCTTCCGTGAAGCATTATTGGTCATGTTTAATTTGCCGCTCGCTTTGATTGGTGGCGTGGTTTCTTTGTTTCTAGCAAGTGGGGATATGAGTGTGGCCGCCATGATTGGGTTTATCACTTTATTTGGCATTGCGGCACGTAATGGGATTATTTTAGTAAGCCATTACAATCAGTTGCGTACCCAAGGACAACCACGGGAACAGGTAGTCATTCAAGGCACTCTTGACCGTTTGGTGCCTGTGCTCATGACCGCAGCAACGGCAGCGCTTGGCTTAATTCCTCTGTTGTGGGGCTCGCCTTCTGGGAAAGAATTGGAGCGTCCTTTGGCACAAGTATTGCTTGGAGGATTGTTTACCTCCACGTTTTTAAATATGTTTGTGGTGCCCACAGTGTATAACACGATGGAAACTTGGCGTGAAAAGAGACAGTATGCAAAGGCAAACTCTCAAGGAGAATCATAA
- a CDS encoding bifunctional enoyl-CoA hydratase/phosphate acetyltransferase: MEQEFLENVTFNELEVGRQASLSKTLTQDDINLFAAMSGDVNPAHVDSVFAKSTIFHGIVGHGMWSGSLISALLGTVLPGPGTIYLEQDIQFKKPVRLGDTITITLMVKDKHTNKPIVIFGCKGINQRGETVIEGLATVLAPTEKMRVARAHLPPIEIYNHDRFEAIIKTCRCMAAVRTAIVHPVTSNVMEAVNDAMKAGLITPILVGPLAKMRAAARDAHIDLSQWETMDTEHSDAAANKAADLAAAGEIDAIMKGSLSTHELMAAIVLSTSGLRTQHRVSHAYVMDVPSYHKPLIVTDAAINIAPSASDKADICQNAIHLWRVLYGENKKPKVALLAAIETVNPKMQATVDASILCKMADRGQITHGILDGPLAFDNAINKEAAKEKGIVSLVAGDADILLVPEIESGNILAKQLTFLGHADAAGIVLGARVPIILVSRADSLRTRLFSCALAVKMAAARKEGRIK; encoded by the coding sequence ATGGAGCAGGAATTTCTTGAGAATGTGACCTTTAATGAACTTGAAGTGGGCCGTCAGGCTAGCTTAAGTAAAACACTCACTCAAGACGACATCAATTTGTTTGCTGCCATGTCGGGCGATGTGAATCCCGCTCATGTGGATTCCGTGTTTGCCAAGAGTACTATTTTTCATGGGATTGTTGGGCATGGTATGTGGTCTGGCTCATTGATTTCCGCACTTCTTGGCACCGTTTTACCTGGGCCAGGTACGATTTATCTTGAACAGGATATCCAATTTAAAAAGCCAGTGCGTTTAGGCGATACCATCACCATTACCCTCATGGTTAAGGATAAGCACACCAATAAACCCATTGTGATTTTTGGTTGCAAGGGTATCAATCAGCGTGGAGAAACCGTGATTGAGGGATTAGCAACCGTCCTTGCACCAACAGAAAAAATGCGAGTGGCGCGTGCCCACCTTCCGCCTATTGAAATTTATAACCACGATCGCTTTGAAGCCATTATTAAGACGTGTCGCTGTATGGCTGCTGTCCGTACGGCAATCGTGCATCCTGTAACGAGCAACGTCATGGAAGCGGTGAACGATGCGATGAAGGCAGGACTCATTACTCCTATATTGGTGGGACCTTTGGCTAAAATGAGGGCTGCAGCTCGTGATGCCCATATTGATTTATCCCAATGGGAAACGATGGATACCGAACATAGCGATGCTGCCGCCAATAAAGCTGCTGATTTGGCCGCTGCAGGCGAGATTGATGCCATCATGAAAGGCTCATTAAGCACCCATGAATTGATGGCAGCGATTGTGCTTTCGACATCCGGTTTACGCACCCAACACCGAGTCAGCCACGCCTATGTCATGGATGTACCTTCTTACCATAAGCCACTGATTGTTACCGATGCAGCGATTAATATCGCCCCAAGTGCGAGTGACAAAGCCGACATTTGTCAGAATGCCATTCACCTTTGGCGAGTATTGTATGGTGAGAACAAGAAGCCCAAAGTAGCACTATTGGCAGCTATCGAAACCGTCAATCCCAAGATGCAAGCCACAGTTGATGCGTCGATTTTATGTAAAATGGCTGACCGAGGTCAGATAACCCATGGTATCCTTGATGGTCCCTTGGCCTTTGATAACGCAATTAACAAAGAGGCAGCCAAAGAAAAAGGAATTGTTTCACTGGTTGCTGGGGATGCTGATATTCTTTTGGTGCCTGAAATCGAATCCGGTAATATTTTAGCCAAGCAACTCACCTTTTTAGGGCATGCGGATGCTGCTGGCATTGTTTTAGGGGCTCGTGTGCCCATCATTTTGGTAAGTCGTGCTGATTCACTACGCACCCGGCTTTTTTCCTGTGCTCTGGCGGTTAAAATGGCCGCAGCGCGAAAGGAAGGACGAATTAAATGA
- a CDS encoding acetate kinase produces MTNIKASCLLVINVGSSSIKFQLFSRQPNPKILAYGKVVDIGCKPSFTVTDDLKILEESENEKARFALKYFCLKMAQFMGMMAMALGEVDAIVFTGGTGENSAFVRDGILRQLEFLKLVLLLPMKNG; encoded by the coding sequence ATGACGAACATCAAAGCCTCGTGCCTTCTTGTGATTAATGTGGGCTCCTCCAGTATCAAATTTCAGCTTTTTTCAAGACAACCCAATCCAAAGATTTTAGCTTATGGAAAAGTAGTCGATATTGGGTGTAAGCCTTCATTTACAGTCACCGATGACCTCAAAATTCTAGAAGAGAGCGAGAATGAAAAAGCACGATTTGCATTAAAGTATTTCTGCCTCAAAATGGCCCAATTCATGGGTATGATGGCAATGGCACTAGGTGAAGTTGATGCGATTGTTTTTACCGGTGGTACAGGTGAGAATTCAGCGTTTGTGCGTGATGGTATTTTACGTCAATTGGAGTTTCTGAAACTCGTATTGTTGCTGCCAATGAAGAACGGATGA
- the fabI gene encoding enoyl-ACP reductase FabI — MKNKKGLIIGIANEHSIAWGCAKVLYEANCELAITYQNEKAKSYVQSLAEQVSASIFMPLDVTDKAQFDALFQRIKESWSHLDFVIHAIAFAPKADLQGRVVDCSKEGFMVAMDVSCHSLIRLAKAAEPLMVNGGSIMTMSYYGAEKVVKNYNLMGPVKAALETSVRYLAMELGSKKIRVNAISPGPISTRAASGLADFDKLMEKAANEAPLHQLVTIEAIGEMAAFLVSDKAVSITGQILYVDAGYNIKG, encoded by the coding sequence ATGAAGAATAAAAAAGGACTGATTATTGGTATTGCTAATGAACACTCAATTGCCTGGGGTTGTGCCAAAGTATTGTATGAGGCCAATTGCGAATTAGCCATCACGTATCAGAATGAGAAAGCCAAGAGTTATGTTCAGTCTCTAGCAGAACAGGTTTCAGCATCCATTTTCATGCCCCTTGATGTGACGGATAAAGCCCAATTCGATGCATTATTCCAAAGGATAAAGGAGAGCTGGAGTCATCTTGATTTTGTCATTCATGCCATTGCTTTTGCGCCAAAAGCGGATTTACAAGGTCGGGTTGTCGATTGCTCCAAAGAGGGATTTATGGTGGCCATGGATGTTTCTTGTCATTCTCTTATCCGATTGGCAAAAGCGGCTGAGCCACTCATGGTCAATGGAGGAAGTATCATGACCATGAGTTATTATGGTGCAGAAAAAGTCGTTAAAAATTACAATCTCATGGGGCCAGTTAAGGCCGCTTTAGAAACTTCAGTTCGTTATCTTGCTATGGAACTTGGGAGTAAAAAGATTAGGGTCAATGCCATTTCTCCGGGGCCAATCAGTACGCGCGCGGCATCAGGGTTGGCCGATTTTGATAAACTGATGGAGAAGGCAGCCAATGAGGCACCCCTTCATCAGCTGGTGACCATAGAGGCTATAGGTGAGATGGCGGCGTTTTTGGTGTCTGATAAAGCCGTTTCTATTACGGGGCAAATTCTCTATGTGGATGCCGGTTATAATATCAAAGGCTAA
- a CDS encoding TolC family protein: protein MGLFLRLVSLVLLSLSFSTKANTTFTFKQALAMAYRNNPELQAEIDKAQAMRGAFIQSGLYPNPQLNLTAENFGGSGVYSSYESAETTASVTQPIPLGHRLQYLQKATYADYLTSLASIKVQKTVLYMAVGNAYVDALYAEQWHKVTKKLTKLNQDIVVAIERRVKAGAGAELDLRLAQVRLGEARIQESKASRDALLQRARLARLLGYGLRIDKPLVDKGLPGLTLDWSELIKKLPQSPQLVQMQLQLQARRATITAVKKSVWPDLNIQLGGRHFSDDGSNAAVMSAFAEVPVYNRNQGKIMTAEAQYTQAAHEFQSTRLEVRQNVYAVFLQAQQSQYEANLVTDSLLPSARKSIQLAQEGYQMGRYTYVELYTALSTLYEEERHYQQAHADYHKSLIQMTGLLGLEPIKESQ from the coding sequence ATGGGGCTTTTTTTAAGGTTGGTTTCACTGGTTTTACTGAGCTTGTCATTCAGTACAAAAGCCAATACAACCTTCACATTCAAACAAGCCTTGGCTATGGCTTATCGCAATAACCCTGAATTGCAAGCTGAAATAGATAAAGCGCAAGCCATGAGAGGTGCTTTTATTCAAAGCGGACTTTATCCTAACCCCCAACTTAATTTAACAGCAGAAAATTTTGGTGGTTCTGGTGTCTATTCCAGTTATGAATCAGCAGAAACCACGGCTTCTGTGACACAACCTATTCCTTTAGGGCATCGTCTTCAGTATTTGCAAAAAGCAACCTATGCGGATTATTTGACTTCTCTTGCGAGTATTAAAGTGCAAAAAACGGTGCTTTATATGGCAGTTGGTAACGCGTACGTGGATGCTTTATATGCAGAACAATGGCATAAGGTAACCAAAAAATTAACCAAACTTAATCAAGACATTGTAGTCGCCATTGAACGCCGGGTTAAAGCGGGTGCTGGTGCGGAGTTGGATTTGCGATTAGCCCAAGTGCGCTTGGGTGAGGCTCGAATTCAGGAAAGCAAAGCATCACGTGATGCTTTGCTACAACGAGCAAGGCTCGCCCGTCTATTAGGTTATGGGTTAAGAATTGATAAGCCTTTGGTGGATAAAGGATTGCCTGGTCTTACTCTGGATTGGTCCGAATTAATAAAAAAACTACCGCAAAGCCCGCAGCTTGTGCAAATGCAATTGCAATTACAAGCCAGGCGAGCCACGATTACTGCCGTTAAAAAATCCGTTTGGCCTGATTTAAATATTCAATTGGGTGGTCGCCATTTTTCTGATGATGGCAGTAATGCTGCGGTGATGTCTGCTTTTGCAGAAGTACCTGTTTATAATCGCAATCAAGGGAAAATCATGACGGCTGAAGCGCAATATACTCAAGCGGCTCATGAGTTTCAAAGCACGCGTCTTGAGGTGCGTCAAAATGTCTATGCGGTTTTTTTACAAGCCCAACAAAGTCAATACGAAGCCAATTTAGTCACGGATTCCTTATTGCCCTCCGCGCGTAAGTCCATCCAATTGGCTCAAGAGGGTTATCAAATGGGTCGTTATACTTATGTGGAACTTTATACGGCATTAAGTACCTTGTATGAGGAAGAGCGTCATTATCAGCAGGCTCATGCCGATTATCATAAATCTTTAATTCAGATGACAGGGCTTTTAGGATTAGAGCCCATTAAGGAGAGTCAATGA
- a CDS encoding PHA/PHB synthase family protein, which translates to MNGLEKQCCPKEVLLTQREELSVGTDSCCVPTDASTSDNFFPFFNQLIQANLAKWTMGISPAAIGSSYSTWLWQLIQSPGNLWELAFYPIFHANDCINNIVCVDRAAGGKDVRFKKDSWQPMPWRLFAEGFLQVEDWWRRATTNVPGLPRPVERTVSFWARQWLDALSPSNFVWSNPDLFNEAIRTGGLNLIQGSQIALDDWLEKLTGTPPTGSEHFIPGQQVAITPGRVVFQNHLIELIQYESQTKTVYKEPILILPAWIMKYYILDLSPHNSLVKWLVKQGHTVFIISWRNPDKEDRDLGMDDYYRLGAMAAIDAVSTILPEAKINLMGYCLGGTLALITASVMGRDKDERLNSLTLLAAQGDFTEAGELMLFVTESQVDFLKSMMREQGYLDTKQMAGSFQMLRAYDLIWSKMIQDYMHGMRRGMIDLTAWNADATRMPYKMHSEYLEKLFLKNDFAEGRYTVEGKPVAAENIQLPVFAVSTEKDHVAPWQSVYKIHLMTDSDVTFVLTGGGHNAGIVSEPGHPGRSYRIHEHKEGEAYLNPANWLTVAEKREGSWWRGWHEWLVLQSTKKRIPPPVIDTSLPAAPGTYVHQK; encoded by the coding sequence ATGAATGGACTAGAAAAACAATGTTGTCCCAAGGAAGTTTTATTGACTCAGCGGGAAGAATTGTCAGTTGGTACGGATTCATGTTGTGTTCCTACTGATGCAAGCACCTCGGATAATTTTTTTCCGTTCTTTAATCAGCTAATTCAAGCCAACCTGGCAAAATGGACAATGGGAATAAGTCCTGCCGCAATAGGTTCGTCCTATTCCACTTGGCTTTGGCAATTAATCCAATCCCCAGGAAATTTATGGGAACTGGCTTTTTACCCTATTTTTCATGCCAATGATTGTATTAATAATATTGTTTGTGTTGACCGTGCTGCTGGGGGTAAAGACGTGCGGTTTAAAAAAGACAGTTGGCAACCCATGCCATGGCGTTTGTTCGCAGAAGGATTTTTGCAGGTGGAGGATTGGTGGCGACGTGCTACAACGAATGTACCAGGGTTACCTCGTCCGGTGGAGCGCACGGTTTCATTTTGGGCACGCCAATGGCTTGATGCCCTATCCCCTTCCAATTTTGTCTGGTCGAACCCTGATTTATTCAACGAAGCCATACGCACGGGTGGGCTTAACCTTATTCAAGGCAGCCAAATTGCATTGGATGACTGGCTAGAAAAACTAACCGGCACACCACCAACAGGCTCCGAACACTTTATCCCAGGCCAACAGGTGGCCATTACGCCAGGACGAGTCGTGTTTCAGAATCACTTAATTGAACTCATTCAATATGAGTCGCAAACCAAGACAGTATACAAAGAGCCGATACTGATACTGCCGGCTTGGATTATGAAATATTATATACTGGATTTGTCCCCACATAACTCTTTAGTGAAGTGGCTCGTCAAGCAGGGACACACGGTATTTATAATCTCCTGGCGCAACCCCGATAAAGAGGACCGTGATTTGGGGATGGATGATTATTATCGTCTTGGTGCTATGGCGGCGATTGATGCGGTCTCCACCATTCTACCAGAGGCCAAAATCAATCTGATGGGCTATTGTTTAGGCGGCACCTTGGCTCTAATTACGGCGTCCGTGATGGGAAGAGACAAGGATGAACGTTTAAATAGCCTTACGCTGTTGGCAGCCCAAGGGGATTTTACCGAGGCTGGCGAATTAATGCTCTTTGTGACGGAAAGCCAAGTGGACTTTCTGAAAAGCATGATGCGGGAACAAGGGTATCTGGACACGAAGCAAATGGCGGGTTCTTTCCAGATGTTGCGTGCTTATGACTTAATCTGGTCCAAGATGATTCAAGATTACATGCATGGCATGCGGCGTGGAATGATTGATTTAACCGCTTGGAATGCCGATGCCACTCGAATGCCTTATAAAATGCACAGCGAATACTTAGAAAAACTCTTTTTAAAGAATGATTTTGCTGAAGGTCGTTATACGGTGGAAGGAAAACCGGTGGCCGCCGAAAATATTCAGCTGCCTGTTTTTGCTGTGAGCACTGAAAAAGACCACGTAGCTCCCTGGCAGTCAGTGTATAAAATCCACTTGATGACGGATAGTGATGTGACCTTCGTCCTCACGGGTGGCGGCCATAATGCGGGTATTGTGAGTGAACCGGGACATCCAGGACGTTCTTACCGTATTCATGAACATAAAGAGGGCGAGGCTTACTTAAACCCCGCAAATTGGCTAACCGTTGCAGAAAAGCGAGAGGGTTCCTGGTGGCGCGGTTGGCATGAGTGGCTGGTGCTGCAATCCACCAAGAAACGCATTCCTCCACCGGTTATAGATACGTCACTACCAGCAGCCCCCGGTACTTACGTGCATCAGAAATAG
- a CDS encoding tetratricopeptide repeat protein → MRLRLLAFPLAGIIVGVSIYSGIINTIKEYVDNYVVQHKNPADWNNRGIDYMIGKKVPQNYSEAVKWFQKAAEQGDTMAQRNLGLTYTTGTGVAQNHSKAMKWFRKAAEKNDPVAEFNLGVLYIEGIGISHNDGEAVKWIHKAAEQGFPDAERTLGILYLTGKGVKQNDGEAIIWFRKAGEHGDLASQRTLSAMYVEGNHTQQNDFEAMRWFYLAAKQGDPIAQYNIAIGFLVGKGMKQNNIEAMKWFHLAANQGLPQAQYALAAIYHDGQGVPQNHDEALKWLQKAAEQGYPAAQQHLQNLRGE, encoded by the coding sequence ATGCGATTACGTCTGTTAGCATTCCCTTTAGCCGGAATTATCGTTGGTGTGAGCATTTATTCTGGAATCATTAATACGATTAAAGAATATGTGGACAATTATGTTGTTCAACACAAAAATCCCGCAGATTGGAATAACCGCGGGATAGATTATATGATTGGCAAAAAGGTACCCCAAAATTACTCTGAGGCAGTAAAGTGGTTTCAAAAGGCAGCAGAGCAGGGTGATACCATGGCTCAACGCAACCTTGGTTTAACGTACACAACCGGCACAGGTGTTGCTCAAAATCATAGCAAGGCCATGAAATGGTTTCGAAAAGCAGCTGAAAAAAATGATCCCGTCGCTGAATTTAATCTTGGTGTACTCTACATAGAAGGCATTGGCATTTCACATAATGATGGGGAAGCTGTTAAATGGATCCACAAAGCAGCTGAACAAGGATTTCCAGATGCGGAACGTACTCTGGGTATCTTATATTTAACTGGCAAGGGTGTAAAACAAAATGATGGTGAGGCAATAATATGGTTTCGTAAAGCAGGTGAACATGGCGATCTTGCGTCTCAGCGTACTCTCAGTGCAATGTATGTAGAAGGTAATCATACTCAGCAAAATGATTTTGAGGCAATGAGATGGTTTTATCTGGCTGCTAAGCAAGGAGATCCTATCGCTCAGTATAATATCGCTATCGGTTTTCTTGTAGGGAAAGGTATGAAACAAAATAATATTGAAGCAATGAAATGGTTTCATCTTGCTGCCAATCAAGGGTTACCTCAAGCTCAATACGCGCTTGCTGCAATTTATCATGATGGCCAGGGGGTTCCTCAAAATCATGATGAAGCACTAAAGTGGCTTCAAAAAGCTGCTGAGCAGGGGTACCCAGCGGCTCAACAGCACTTGCAGAATCTTAGGGGAGAGTGA